One Natator depressus isolate rNatDep1 chromosome 6, rNatDep2.hap1, whole genome shotgun sequence DNA window includes the following coding sequences:
- the NDUFV1 gene encoding NADH dehydrogenase [ubiquinone] flavoprotein 1, mitochondrial: MAARQLLSPRGAAALRRFSAAAGATAPKKTQFGSLKDEDRIFTNLYGRHDWRLKGALSRGDWFKTKEILLKGIDWILNEIKTSGLRGRGGAGFPTGLKWSFMNKPSDGRPKYLVVNADEGEPGTCKDREIMRHDPHKLVEGCLVAGRSMGARAAYIYIRGEFYNEASNLQVAIREAYEAGLLGKDACNSGYDFDVFVVRGAGAYICGEETALIESIEGKQGKPRLKPPFPADVGVFGCPTTVANVETVAVAPTICRRGGAWFASFGRERNSGTKLFNISGHVNTPCTVEEEMSVPLKELIEKHAGGVRGGWDNLLAVIPGGSSTPLIPKSVCETVPMDFDGLVQAQTGLGTAAVIVMDKSTDIVRAIARLIEFYKHESCGQCTPCREGVDWMNKVMWRFVQGNAQAAEIDALWEISKQIEGHTICALGDGAAWPVQGLIRHFRPELEQRMRRHEETQARQASA; this comes from the exons ATGGCCGCGCGGCAGCTGCTGAGCCCTCGCGGGGCTGCTGCCCTGCGCCGCTTCTCCGCCGCGGCCGGCGcg ACAGCTCCTAAGAAAACCCAGTTTGGCTCTTTGAAGGACGAGGACCGGATCTTCACGAATCTCTACGGACGCCATGACTGGAG GCTGAAGGGGGCTCTGAGCCGGGGTGACTGGTTCAAAACCAAGGAGATCCTACTGAAGGGGATCGACTGGATCTTGAATGAGATCAAGACCTCGGGCCTGCGAGGTCGGGGCGGGGCTGGCTTCCCCACAGGCCTCAAATGGAGCTTCATGAACAAGCCTTCAGATGGcag GCCCAAGTACCTGGTGGTGAATGCAGATGAAGGGGAGCCAGGCACCTGTAAGGACCGCGAGATCATGCGCCATGACCCACACAAGCTGGTGGAGGGCTGCCTGGTGGCAGGGCGCTCCATGGGGGCCCGGGCTGCCTACATCTACATCCGTGGGGAGTTCTACAATGAAGCCTCCAACCTGCAG GTGGCGATCCGTGAGGCCTATGAGGCCGGCCTGCTGGGCAAAGATGCCTGCAACTCAGGCTACGACTTCGATGTGTTTGTGGTGAGAGGCGCTGGGGCCTACATCTGTGGGGAGGAGACAGCGCTGATTGAATCCATTGAGGGCAAGCAGGGCAAGCCACGCCTCAAACCACCCTTCCCGGCTGACGTTG gtgTGTTCGGCTGCCCCACTACCGTGGCCAATGTGGAGACAGTGGCTGTGGCGCCCACCATCTGCCGGCGTGGGGGAGCCTGGTTTGCCAGCTTCGGGCGCGAGCGCAACTCGGGCACCAAGCTCTTCAACATCTCTGGGCACGTGAACACGCCCTGCACCGTGGAGGAGGAGATGTCGGTGCCGCTCAAGGAGCTGATCGAGAAGCATGCAG GAGGTGTGCGCGGTGGCTGGGACAACCTCTTGGCAGTGATCCCAGGAggctcctccacccccctcatCCCCAAGTCAGTGTGTGAGACGGTGCCCATGGACTTCGACGGGCTGGTGCAGGCGCAGACTGGGCTTGGCACAGCTGCCGTCATCGTCATGGACAAATCG acAGACATTGTCCGAGCCATCGCCCGCCTCATCGAGTTCTACAAGCACGAAAGCTGTGGGCAGTGCACCCCCTGCAGGGAGG gtgtgGATTGGATGAACAAGGTGATGTGGCGGTTCGTGCAAGGCAATGCGCAGGCAGCTGAGATCGATGCGCTCTGGGAGATCAGCAAGCAGATTGAGGGCCATACCATCTGCGCCCTGGGCGATGGGGCCGCCTGGCCTGTGCAG GGGTTGATCCGTCACTTTCGCCCAGAGCTGGAGCAGCGGATGCGGCGTCATGAGGAGACCCAGGCTCGGCAAGCGTCCGCGTGA
- the NUDT8 gene encoding mitochondrial coenzyme A diphosphatase NUDT8 isoform X1 has protein sequence MGGEAGSGAIFVEGNVGALTPRCPRSCLGVMFPALHRLRLGARPTIGARRAGGSAGGYLSRENEQRCRGLLEASTRRYRQEAVAAAVLVTLCSVGGYPALLYTLRSSTLTGQHKGDVSFPGGKRDSSDQDVIATALRETQEELGLHVGAESIWGVMRPLPNGRGLTVAPVLAHLGPLECVCLSPNPQEVEDVFTIPLSHLLQAQNHGYTHFRHQGRYSHTLPIFLNSRYRVWGLTAIITDLTLELLAPSAYRRRTRPPSSR, from the exons ATGGGCGGAGAGGCTGGCTCAGGGGCCATCTTTGTTGAGGGCAACGTGGGCGCTTTGACCCCGCGGTGTCCGAGGAGCTGCCTG GGTGTGATGTTCCCTGCCCTGCACCGCCTCCGCCTGGGCGCCCGCCCCACAATTGGTGCCAGGAGGGCAGGCGGCTCTGCAGGGGGGTACCTGTCCCGGGAGAATGAGCAGCGGTGCCGAGGGCTGCTGGAGGCCTCCACCAGACGCTACCGGCAGGAGGCGGTGGCAGCGGCTGTGCTGGTGACGCTGTGTTCTGTGGGCGGGTACCCTGCACTGCTGTACACGCTGCGCTCCAGCACGCTGACAGGCCAGCACAAGGGAGATGTCAG TTTCCCGGGCGGCAAACGCGACAGCTCCGACCAGGATGTGATTGCCACAGCGCTGAGGGAGACTCAGGAAGAGCTGGGCCTGCACGTGGGGGCTGAGAGCATCTGGGGGGTCATGAGACCCCTACCCAATGGG AGGGGACTGACTGTTGCTCCCGTCCTGGCACATCTGGGCCCcttggagtgtgtgtgtctgagccCCAACCCACAAGAG GTCGAGGATGTTTTCACCATCCCTCTGTCTCACCTGCTGCAGGCCCAGAACCACGGTTACACCCACTTCCGCCACCAGGGTCGCTACAGCCACACGCTGCCCATCTTCCTCAACAGCCGCTACCGGGTGTGGGGGCTGACGGCCATCATCACGGACCTCACGCTGGAGCTGCTGGCGCCCAGCGCCTACCGCCGGAGAACACGCCCACCCAGCTCCCGCTGA
- the NUDT8 gene encoding mitochondrial coenzyme A diphosphatase NUDT8 isoform X2 — MGGEAGSGAIFVEGNVGALTPRCPRSCLGVMFPALHRLRLGARPTIGARRAGGSAGGYLSRENEQRCRGLLEASTRRYRQEAVAAAVLVTLCSVGGYPALLYTLRSSTLTGQHKGDVSFPGGKRDSSDQDVIATALRETQEELGLHVGAESIWGVMRPLPNGRGLTVAPVLAHLGPLECVCLSPNPQEAQNHGYTHFRHQGRYSHTLPIFLNSRYRVWGLTAIITDLTLELLAPSAYRRRTRPPSSR, encoded by the exons ATGGGCGGAGAGGCTGGCTCAGGGGCCATCTTTGTTGAGGGCAACGTGGGCGCTTTGACCCCGCGGTGTCCGAGGAGCTGCCTG GGTGTGATGTTCCCTGCCCTGCACCGCCTCCGCCTGGGCGCCCGCCCCACAATTGGTGCCAGGAGGGCAGGCGGCTCTGCAGGGGGGTACCTGTCCCGGGAGAATGAGCAGCGGTGCCGAGGGCTGCTGGAGGCCTCCACCAGACGCTACCGGCAGGAGGCGGTGGCAGCGGCTGTGCTGGTGACGCTGTGTTCTGTGGGCGGGTACCCTGCACTGCTGTACACGCTGCGCTCCAGCACGCTGACAGGCCAGCACAAGGGAGATGTCAG TTTCCCGGGCGGCAAACGCGACAGCTCCGACCAGGATGTGATTGCCACAGCGCTGAGGGAGACTCAGGAAGAGCTGGGCCTGCACGTGGGGGCTGAGAGCATCTGGGGGGTCATGAGACCCCTACCCAATGGG AGGGGACTGACTGTTGCTCCCGTCCTGGCACATCTGGGCCCcttggagtgtgtgtgtctgagccCCAACCCACAAGAG GCCCAGAACCACGGTTACACCCACTTCCGCCACCAGGGTCGCTACAGCCACACGCTGCCCATCTTCCTCAACAGCCGCTACCGGGTGTGGGGGCTGACGGCCATCATCACGGACCTCACGCTGGAGCTGCTGGCGCCCAGCGCCTACCGCCGGAGAACACGCCCACCCAGCTCCCGCTGA